The DNA window TGGGCCTGACCCCCGCCCAGCTTTCGGCGCTGGTCGAAAAGCTGCCCAACCCGCCGGTGGCCTATGGCGCCAATTGCGGCGTCGGCGCCTCCGATCTGCTGCGCACCGTGTCGGGTTTCGCCGCCTCGGGCAGCGAACGCCCGCTGATCGCGAAAGGCAATGCCGGCATCCCGCGGTTCGAGGGCGGACACATCCATTACGACGGCACGCCGGACTTGATGGCCGATTACGCCTGCCTGGCCCGCGATCTGGGGGTGCGGATCATCGGCGGCTGCTGCGGCACCATGCCCGAACATCTGCGCGCCATGCGCATCGCGCTGGAAAGCCGCCCGCGCGGCGAACGCCCGTCGCTTGAGACGATCACACGCCAGCTTGGCGGGTTCAGCTCGGCCAGCGACGGGTCCGACGATTCAGGCCCCGGCCGCGAACGGCGCGGTCGCCGGCGCAGCTAGCGCCGCATCGGGGCAGCGGATCGTCAGAACAGCGACAGCTGGTCGCCTGCGCGAGGCGGCGGGCCGAAGCGGGTGCAGTCAAGCTGCGGCGCCGCCTGGCGAAAGCCCAGCCGCGTCCGCGCAAGGCGGAACCGTTTCAGCGCCAGTTCCGCCTCGATCCCTGCGCCGCGGAAGCGGTGGCCGAAACGCGGATCGTTGTCGCGCCCGCCGCGCATCGCCTGCACGCGGTTCATCACATGCGCGGCCATGCCGGGACGGTGCCGGTCCAGCCAGTCGCGGAACAGCGGCGCAACCTCGTGCGGCAGGCGCAGCGGGATCATGCTGGCGGTGGTTGCGCCCGCCTGGCGCGCGGCGGTCAGGATCGCCTCGATCTCGGGCTCGGTCAGAACCGGGATCACCGGCGCGACCATCACCCGCACCGGCACGCCGGCATCGGCCAGTTCGCGGATCATCCGCAGCCGCGTGGCCGGTGCGGGTGCGCGCGGCTCAAGCGCGCGGGCCAGCGGCGGATCCAGCGTCGTCACGCTGATGCCCACGGCCGCCTGCCCCTTGGCCGCCATCCCGGCCCACAGATCCAGATCGCGCAGCACCGTCTGGCCGCGCGTCACCAGCGTGACCGGGTGGTTCCAGTCGCGCAGCACGCGCAGGATGCCGGGCATGATCGCCAGCTTCGATTCGATCGGCTGATAGGGGTCGGTATTCGTGCCCAGCGCGATCGGCGCGGGCTTGTAGGACGGCCGCGCCAGTTCGCGTTCCAGCAGCCGGGCGGCATCGGGCTTGGCGGTGATCTTCGTTTCGAAATCCAGCCCCGGCGACAGTCCCAGATAGGCGTGGCTGGGACGGGCATAGCAATAGATGCAGCCATGTTCGCAGCCGCGATAAGGGTTG is part of the Paracoccus stylophorae genome and encodes:
- a CDS encoding PA0069 family radical SAM protein, with amino-acid sequence MPPPRDPDRLLKARGADTRPDGRFEPYRRERDSDGWDIPEEAHLLRTEVVTEKPRSIITRNTSPDISFDRSINPYRGCEHGCIYCYARPSHAYLGLSPGLDFETKITAKPDAARLLERELARPSYKPAPIALGTNTDPYQPIESKLAIMPGILRVLRDWNHPVTLVTRGQTVLRDLDLWAGMAAKGQAAVGISVTTLDPPLARALEPRAPAPATRLRMIRELADAGVPVRVMVAPVIPVLTEPEIEAILTAARQAGATTASMIPLRLPHEVAPLFRDWLDRHRPGMAAHVMNRVQAMRGGRDNDPRFGHRFRGAGIEAELALKRFRLARTRLGFRQAAPQLDCTRFGPPPRAGDQLSLF